A genomic window from Betta splendens chromosome 24, fBetSpl5.4, whole genome shotgun sequence includes:
- the map7b gene encoding ensconsin isoform X4 — MPESKGHGRGRGGGGCSCSKWKLKKGGSRAAVPALFTITEEEEGQRRRDVRKKKKKASFSQDGRESSATRPSSSGSGQTYTPTLTPTPTPTPTFSHTTTSNSPGNVAATKTDSLVFNKLDERQRLARERREEQERQNAVREAQWQAREERAKQHYEKHLEERKKKLEEQRLKEDRRRAAVEEKRRQKQEEDKVRHEAVIRRTTERSQRTRPKPNRWSWGGALHTNTPSTPAGTSAPHTLPLQDADRRSVSTMNLSKHTDPVITKRLSASSATLLHSPDRGLQIRTASSPVINKAQSKSQLPQGKTSQHKTGLRRLPLTPWESNIVNRLQQPTHSYLARSRSAMSLSGEQTAMPVCPRSVSCHPMGSMSFKTLQAQPLPHCRSQERSLSRETASSSSTVPRRRTTGTTQKKERDGVRKSWSNLSLPLVPILTLPPSRHSSSPAKKSTKHTAPSPGRPPQKPAGRPPTPKLLKSPGAEDPGNLRPVRITPESPVSLTPFKAQEEEEQVLSPPQPRPQPLGQNKASTDQTPAAPTAATESVSSPPAHKPSTGTTDPEEASRILAENRRLAREQREREEEERRQQEEQARLAKEEMARRKAEERAKREEEAQRQAEERRRKEEEEERKAEEERLQKEREETERLQKQKEEEETKQRQENERLRKEREKHFQKEEAERLERKKRLEEIMKRTRRSDTAEKKVIPSKNGDGAGTSASPAPSAVNASPTHNSNGSGRQPDPITIPSTAALSHPDQRENGEFEEVIELPSHSRLSPPEGEEERQQQEERLPVIAFRENGLLKPLSGIEDISAQQGADVA; from the exons ATGCCAGAGAGTAAAGGGCATGGACGAGGAAGAGGCGGAGGCGGGTGCTCATGTAGCAAGTGGAAACTTAAGAAGGGAGGAAGCCGTGCAGCCGTCCCGGCACTGTTCACCAtcactgaggaagaggagggacaGAGACGGAGGGATGTTcgtaagaaaaagaaaaaag CTTCCTTCTCACAGGATGGCAGAGAGTCTTCTGCCACTCGCCCGAGCTCCTCTGGCTCTGGACAGACCTACACCCCCACCCTGACCCCGACTCCCACCCCGACCCCAACCTTCAgccacaccaccaccagcaaCAGCCCCGGCAACGTCGCCGCCACCAAAACAG ACTCGCTGGTCTTCAACAAGTTGGATGAGAGGCAGAGGCTTGCCCGTGAGCGccgagaggagcaggagaggcagaaCG CCGTCAGAGAGGCCCAGTGGCAGGCACGCGAGGAGCGGGCGAAGCAGCACTATGAGAAgcacctggaggagaggaagaagaagctggaggagcagaggttgAAGGAGGACCGGCGGCGAGCTGCCgtggaggagaagcggcgtcagaagcaggaggaggacaag GTTCGTCACGAGGCGGTGATTCGTCGGACGACGGAAAGGAGCCAGAGAACTCGACCGAAGCCCAACCGCTGGTCATGGGGTGGAGCGCTGCACACCAACACGCCCAGCACGCCCGCTGGTACTTCAGCACCTCACACACTCCCTCTACAAG ATGCTGACAGGAGGTCAGTGTCCACGATGAATCTATCCAAACATACAGACCCTGTCATTACCAAGcgcctctctgcttcctccgcCACACTGCTACACTCACCAGACCGAG GTTTACAGATAAGAACCGCATCTTCCCCTGTCATTAACAAAGCTCAGTCCAAATCCCAGCTACCCCAGGGAAAGACCAGCCAACACAAAACAG gtcTGCGCCGTCTTCCATTGACACCGTGGGAAAGCAATATTGTGAACCGTCTGCAGCAGCCAACACACTCCTACCTGGCCCGTAGCCGCAGTGCCATGAGTCTGTCTGGAGAGCAAACAG CCATGCCTGTGTGTCCTCGCTCAGTGTCTTGCCACCCCATGGGCTCCATGTCCTTCAAGACCCTGCAGGCTCAGCCGCTCCCTCACTGCCGCAGCCAGGAGAGGAGCCTCAGCAGGGAGacggcctcttcctcctccacagtcCCACGCAGGAGGACCACTGGAACCACACAG AAGAAAGAGCGAGACGGTGTCAGGAAGTCATGGAGCAACCTGTCACTCCCATTGGTTCCCATTCTGACTTTGCCACCCAGCAGACATTCCTCTTCTCCAGCCAAGAAGAGCACCAAGCACACAGCACCCTCTCCTGGCAG GCCTCCCCAGAAGCCAGCAGGGCGCCCTCCAACGCCCAAGCTGCTGAAATCTCCAGGAGCTGAAGACCCTGGAAACCTTCGTCCAGTCAGGATTACACCTGAGAGCCCTGTGAGCCTGACACCCTTCAAAGcccaagaggaggaagagcaggtccTCAGTCCACCTCAGCCTCGACCCCAGCCGCTAGGTCAGAACAAGGCCTCAACAGAccagacaccagcagcacctACAGCAGCCACTG AAAGTGTAAGCAGTCCTCCAGCCCACAAGCCCTCCACTGGCACTACAGATCCAGAGGAAGCAAGTCGTATACTGGCTGAGAACCGTCGCCTGGCCCgcgagcagagggagagagaggaggaggaacgcagacaacaggaggagcaggcaag GTTAGCAAAGGAAGAGATGGCTCGACGAAAGGCAGAGGAGCGggcaaagagagaggaggaggctcagCGGCAggcagaggaaaggagaaggaaggaggaggaggaggagaggaaagcagaggaagagagactgcagaaggaaagagaggagacagagagactcCAAAAGCAG aaagaagaagaggagaccaaacaaagacaagagaacgagagactcagaaaggagagagagaaacatttccagaaagaggaggctgaacgcctggagagaaaaaag CGGCTGGAGGAGATCATGAAGAGAACGAGACGTTCAGACACAGCAGAGAAG AAAGTTATTCCTAGCAAAAATGGTGATGGTGCAG GGACCTCTgcatctcctgctccttctgcagTGAATGCGTCACCAACACACAACAGTAATGGTAGCGGTCGCCAGCCTGACCCCATCACGATCCCCAGCACTGCAGCACTGAGCCACCCTGACCAGAG AGAGAACGGGGAGTTTGAAGAGGTTATTGAACTGCCTTCACATTCCAGGCTGTCTCCtccagagggagaggaggagcggcagcagcaggaggagaggctcCCTGTCATAGCCTTTAGGGAGAACGGTCTCCTGAAGCCTCTGAGTGGAATAGAAGACATATCAgcacagcagggagcag aTGTTGCTTGA
- the map7b gene encoding ensconsin isoform X8, protein MADLDGSDASPPESQASFSQDGRESSATRPSSSGSGQTYTPTLTPTPTPTPTFSHTTTSNSPGNVAATKTDSLVFNKLDERQRLARERREEQERQNAVREAQWQAREERAKQHYEKHLEERKKKLEEQRLKEDRRRAAVEEKRRQKQEEDKVRHEAVIRRTTERSQRTRPKPNRWSWGGALHTNTPSTPAGFVESAFLYPLDLAGLEHMQGAFSLYHRYGMTSQYADRRSVSTMNLSKHTDPVITKRLSASSATLLHSPDRGLQIRTASSPVINKAQSKSQLPQGKTSQHKTGLRRLPLTPWESNIVNRLQQPTHSYLARSRSAMSLSGEQTAMPVCPRSVSCHPMGSMSFKTLQAQPLPHCRSQERSLSRETASSSSTVPRRRTTGTTQKKERDGVRKSWSNLSLPLVPILTLPPSRHSSSPAKKSTKHTAPSPGRPPQKPAGRPPTPKLLKSPGAEDPGNLRPVRITPESPVSLTPFKAQEEEEQVLSPPQPRPQPLGQNKASTDQTPAAPTAATESVSSPPAHKPSTGTTDPEEASRILAENRRLAREQREREEEERRQQEEQARLAKEEMARRKAEERAKREEEAQRQAEERRRKEEEEERKAEEERLQKEREETERLQKQKEEEETKQRQENERLRKEREKHFQKEEAERLERKKRLEEIMKRTRRSDTAEKKVIPSKNGDGAGTSASPAPSAVNASPTHNSNGSGRQPDPITIPSTAALSHPDQRENGEFEEVIELPSHSRLSPPEGEEERQQQEERLPVIAFRENGLLKPLSGIEDISAQQGADVA, encoded by the exons ATGGCGGACCTGGATGGCAGCGACGCATCTCCTCCCGAGTCCCAAG CTTCCTTCTCACAGGATGGCAGAGAGTCTTCTGCCACTCGCCCGAGCTCCTCTGGCTCTGGACAGACCTACACCCCCACCCTGACCCCGACTCCCACCCCGACCCCAACCTTCAgccacaccaccaccagcaaCAGCCCCGGCAACGTCGCCGCCACCAAAACAG ACTCGCTGGTCTTCAACAAGTTGGATGAGAGGCAGAGGCTTGCCCGTGAGCGccgagaggagcaggagaggcagaaCG CCGTCAGAGAGGCCCAGTGGCAGGCACGCGAGGAGCGGGCGAAGCAGCACTATGAGAAgcacctggaggagaggaagaagaagctggaggagcagaggttgAAGGAGGACCGGCGGCGAGCTGCCgtggaggagaagcggcgtcagaagcaggaggaggacaag GTTCGTCACGAGGCGGTGATTCGTCGGACGACGGAAAGGAGCCAGAGAACTCGACCGAAGCCCAACCGCTGGTCATGGGGTGGAGCGCTGCACACCAACACGCCCAGCACGCCCGCTG GTTTTGTTGAGTCGGCTTTCCTCTATCCACTCGACCTTGCTGGACTGGAGCACATGCAGGGTGCTTTCAGTCTCTACCACAGATACGGAATGACCTCCCAAT ATGCTGACAGGAGGTCAGTGTCCACGATGAATCTATCCAAACATACAGACCCTGTCATTACCAAGcgcctctctgcttcctccgcCACACTGCTACACTCACCAGACCGAG GTTTACAGATAAGAACCGCATCTTCCCCTGTCATTAACAAAGCTCAGTCCAAATCCCAGCTACCCCAGGGAAAGACCAGCCAACACAAAACAG gtcTGCGCCGTCTTCCATTGACACCGTGGGAAAGCAATATTGTGAACCGTCTGCAGCAGCCAACACACTCCTACCTGGCCCGTAGCCGCAGTGCCATGAGTCTGTCTGGAGAGCAAACAG CCATGCCTGTGTGTCCTCGCTCAGTGTCTTGCCACCCCATGGGCTCCATGTCCTTCAAGACCCTGCAGGCTCAGCCGCTCCCTCACTGCCGCAGCCAGGAGAGGAGCCTCAGCAGGGAGacggcctcttcctcctccacagtcCCACGCAGGAGGACCACTGGAACCACACAG AAGAAAGAGCGAGACGGTGTCAGGAAGTCATGGAGCAACCTGTCACTCCCATTGGTTCCCATTCTGACTTTGCCACCCAGCAGACATTCCTCTTCTCCAGCCAAGAAGAGCACCAAGCACACAGCACCCTCTCCTGGCAG GCCTCCCCAGAAGCCAGCAGGGCGCCCTCCAACGCCCAAGCTGCTGAAATCTCCAGGAGCTGAAGACCCTGGAAACCTTCGTCCAGTCAGGATTACACCTGAGAGCCCTGTGAGCCTGACACCCTTCAAAGcccaagaggaggaagagcaggtccTCAGTCCACCTCAGCCTCGACCCCAGCCGCTAGGTCAGAACAAGGCCTCAACAGAccagacaccagcagcacctACAGCAGCCACTG AAAGTGTAAGCAGTCCTCCAGCCCACAAGCCCTCCACTGGCACTACAGATCCAGAGGAAGCAAGTCGTATACTGGCTGAGAACCGTCGCCTGGCCCgcgagcagagggagagagaggaggaggaacgcagacaacaggaggagcaggcaag GTTAGCAAAGGAAGAGATGGCTCGACGAAAGGCAGAGGAGCGggcaaagagagaggaggaggctcagCGGCAggcagaggaaaggagaaggaaggaggaggaggaggagaggaaagcagaggaagagagactgcagaaggaaagagaggagacagagagactcCAAAAGCAG aaagaagaagaggagaccaaacaaagacaagagaacgagagactcagaaaggagagagagaaacatttccagaaagaggaggctgaacgcctggagagaaaaaag CGGCTGGAGGAGATCATGAAGAGAACGAGACGTTCAGACACAGCAGAGAAG AAAGTTATTCCTAGCAAAAATGGTGATGGTGCAG GGACCTCTgcatctcctgctccttctgcagTGAATGCGTCACCAACACACAACAGTAATGGTAGCGGTCGCCAGCCTGACCCCATCACGATCCCCAGCACTGCAGCACTGAGCCACCCTGACCAGAG AGAGAACGGGGAGTTTGAAGAGGTTATTGAACTGCCTTCACATTCCAGGCTGTCTCCtccagagggagaggaggagcggcagcagcaggaggagaggctcCCTGTCATAGCCTTTAGGGAGAACGGTCTCCTGAAGCCTCTGAGTGGAATAGAAGACATATCAgcacagcagggagcag aTGTTGCTTGA
- the map7b gene encoding ensconsin isoform X2, with product MPESKGHGRGRGGGGCSCSKWKLKKGGSRAAVPALFTITEEEEGQRRRDVRKKKKKASFSQDGRESSATRPSSSGSGQTYTPTLTPTPTPTPTFSHTTTSNSPGNVAATKTDSLVFNKLDERQRLARERREEQERQNVREAQWQAREERAKQHYEKHLEERKKKLEEQRLKEDRRRAAVEEKRRQKQEEDKVRHEAVIRRTTERSQRTRPKPNRWSWGGALHTNTPSTPAGFVESAFLYPLDLAGLEHMQGAFSLYHRYGMTSQYADRRSVSTMNLSKHTDPVITKRLSASSATLLHSPDRGLQIRTASSPVINKAQSKSQLPQGKTSQHKTGLRRLPLTPWESNIVNRLQQPTHSYLARSRSAMSLSGEQTAMPVCPRSVSCHPMGSMSFKTLQAQPLPHCRSQERSLSRETASSSSTVPRRRTTGTTQKKERDGVRKSWSNLSLPLVPILTLPPSRHSSSPAKKSTKHTAPSPGRPPQKPAGRPPTPKLLKSPGAEDPGNLRPVRITPESPVSLTPFKAQEEEEQVLSPPQPRPQPLGQNKASTDQTPAAPTAATESVSSPPAHKPSTGTTDPEEASRILAENRRLAREQREREEEERRQQEEQARLAKEEMARRKAEERAKREEEAQRQAEERRRKEEEEERKAEEERLQKEREETERLQKQKEEEETKQRQENERLRKEREKHFQKEEAERLERKKRLEEIMKRTRRSDTAEKKVIPSKNGDGAGTSASPAPSAVNASPTHNSNGSGRQPDPITIPSTAALSHPDQRENGEFEEVIELPSHSRLSPPEGEEERQQQEERLPVIAFRENGLLKPLSGIEDISAQQGADVA from the exons ATGCCAGAGAGTAAAGGGCATGGACGAGGAAGAGGCGGAGGCGGGTGCTCATGTAGCAAGTGGAAACTTAAGAAGGGAGGAAGCCGTGCAGCCGTCCCGGCACTGTTCACCAtcactgaggaagaggagggacaGAGACGGAGGGATGTTcgtaagaaaaagaaaaaag CTTCCTTCTCACAGGATGGCAGAGAGTCTTCTGCCACTCGCCCGAGCTCCTCTGGCTCTGGACAGACCTACACCCCCACCCTGACCCCGACTCCCACCCCGACCCCAACCTTCAgccacaccaccaccagcaaCAGCCCCGGCAACGTCGCCGCCACCAAAACAG ACTCGCTGGTCTTCAACAAGTTGGATGAGAGGCAGAGGCTTGCCCGTGAGCGccgagaggagcaggagaggcagaaCG TCAGAGAGGCCCAGTGGCAGGCACGCGAGGAGCGGGCGAAGCAGCACTATGAGAAgcacctggaggagaggaagaagaagctggaggagcagaggttgAAGGAGGACCGGCGGCGAGCTGCCgtggaggagaagcggcgtcagaagcaggaggaggacaag GTTCGTCACGAGGCGGTGATTCGTCGGACGACGGAAAGGAGCCAGAGAACTCGACCGAAGCCCAACCGCTGGTCATGGGGTGGAGCGCTGCACACCAACACGCCCAGCACGCCCGCTG GTTTTGTTGAGTCGGCTTTCCTCTATCCACTCGACCTTGCTGGACTGGAGCACATGCAGGGTGCTTTCAGTCTCTACCACAGATACGGAATGACCTCCCAAT ATGCTGACAGGAGGTCAGTGTCCACGATGAATCTATCCAAACATACAGACCCTGTCATTACCAAGcgcctctctgcttcctccgcCACACTGCTACACTCACCAGACCGAG GTTTACAGATAAGAACCGCATCTTCCCCTGTCATTAACAAAGCTCAGTCCAAATCCCAGCTACCCCAGGGAAAGACCAGCCAACACAAAACAG gtcTGCGCCGTCTTCCATTGACACCGTGGGAAAGCAATATTGTGAACCGTCTGCAGCAGCCAACACACTCCTACCTGGCCCGTAGCCGCAGTGCCATGAGTCTGTCTGGAGAGCAAACAG CCATGCCTGTGTGTCCTCGCTCAGTGTCTTGCCACCCCATGGGCTCCATGTCCTTCAAGACCCTGCAGGCTCAGCCGCTCCCTCACTGCCGCAGCCAGGAGAGGAGCCTCAGCAGGGAGacggcctcttcctcctccacagtcCCACGCAGGAGGACCACTGGAACCACACAG AAGAAAGAGCGAGACGGTGTCAGGAAGTCATGGAGCAACCTGTCACTCCCATTGGTTCCCATTCTGACTTTGCCACCCAGCAGACATTCCTCTTCTCCAGCCAAGAAGAGCACCAAGCACACAGCACCCTCTCCTGGCAG GCCTCCCCAGAAGCCAGCAGGGCGCCCTCCAACGCCCAAGCTGCTGAAATCTCCAGGAGCTGAAGACCCTGGAAACCTTCGTCCAGTCAGGATTACACCTGAGAGCCCTGTGAGCCTGACACCCTTCAAAGcccaagaggaggaagagcaggtccTCAGTCCACCTCAGCCTCGACCCCAGCCGCTAGGTCAGAACAAGGCCTCAACAGAccagacaccagcagcacctACAGCAGCCACTG AAAGTGTAAGCAGTCCTCCAGCCCACAAGCCCTCCACTGGCACTACAGATCCAGAGGAAGCAAGTCGTATACTGGCTGAGAACCGTCGCCTGGCCCgcgagcagagggagagagaggaggaggaacgcagacaacaggaggagcaggcaag GTTAGCAAAGGAAGAGATGGCTCGACGAAAGGCAGAGGAGCGggcaaagagagaggaggaggctcagCGGCAggcagaggaaaggagaaggaaggaggaggaggaggagaggaaagcagaggaagagagactgcagaaggaaagagaggagacagagagactcCAAAAGCAG aaagaagaagaggagaccaaacaaagacaagagaacgagagactcagaaaggagagagagaaacatttccagaaagaggaggctgaacgcctggagagaaaaaag CGGCTGGAGGAGATCATGAAGAGAACGAGACGTTCAGACACAGCAGAGAAG AAAGTTATTCCTAGCAAAAATGGTGATGGTGCAG GGACCTCTgcatctcctgctccttctgcagTGAATGCGTCACCAACACACAACAGTAATGGTAGCGGTCGCCAGCCTGACCCCATCACGATCCCCAGCACTGCAGCACTGAGCCACCCTGACCAGAG AGAGAACGGGGAGTTTGAAGAGGTTATTGAACTGCCTTCACATTCCAGGCTGTCTCCtccagagggagaggaggagcggcagcagcaggaggagaggctcCCTGTCATAGCCTTTAGGGAGAACGGTCTCCTGAAGCCTCTGAGTGGAATAGAAGACATATCAgcacagcagggagcag aTGTTGCTTGA
- the map7b gene encoding ensconsin isoform X12, with protein sequence MPESKGHGRGRGGGGCSCSKWKLKKGGSRAAVPALFTITEEEEGQRRRDVRKKKKKASFSQDGRESSATRPSSSGSGQTYTPTLTPTPTPTPTFSHTTTSNSPGNVAATKTDSLVFNKLDERQRLARERREEQERQNAVREAQWQAREERAKQHYEKHLEERKKKLEEQRLKEDRRRAAVEEKRRQKQEEDKVRHEAVIRRTTERSQRTRPKPNRWSWGGALHTNTPSTPAGFVESAFLYPLDLAGLEHMQGAFSLYHRYGMTSQYADRRSVSTMNLSKHTDPVITKRLSASSATLLHSPDRGLQIRTASSPVINKAQSKSQLPQGKTSQHKTGLRRLPLTPWESNIVNRLQQPTHSYLARSRSAMSLSGEQTAMPVCPRSVSCHPMGSMSFKTLQAQPLPHCRSQERSLSRETASSSSTVPRRRTTGTTQKKERDGVRKSWSNLSLPLVPILTLPPSRHSSSPAKKSTKHTAPSPGRPPQKPAGRPPTPKLLKSPGAEDPGNLRPVRITPESPVSLTPFKAQEEEEQVLSPPQPRPQPLGQNKASTDQTPAAPTAATESVSSPPAHKPSTGTTDPEEASRILAENRRLAREQREREEEERRQQEEQARLAKEEMARRKAEERAKREEEAQRQAEERRRKEEEEERKAEEERLQKEREETERLQKQKEEEETKQRQENERLRKEREKHFQKEEAERLERKKAAGGDHEENETFRHSREESYS encoded by the exons ATGCCAGAGAGTAAAGGGCATGGACGAGGAAGAGGCGGAGGCGGGTGCTCATGTAGCAAGTGGAAACTTAAGAAGGGAGGAAGCCGTGCAGCCGTCCCGGCACTGTTCACCAtcactgaggaagaggagggacaGAGACGGAGGGATGTTcgtaagaaaaagaaaaaag CTTCCTTCTCACAGGATGGCAGAGAGTCTTCTGCCACTCGCCCGAGCTCCTCTGGCTCTGGACAGACCTACACCCCCACCCTGACCCCGACTCCCACCCCGACCCCAACCTTCAgccacaccaccaccagcaaCAGCCCCGGCAACGTCGCCGCCACCAAAACAG ACTCGCTGGTCTTCAACAAGTTGGATGAGAGGCAGAGGCTTGCCCGTGAGCGccgagaggagcaggagaggcagaaCG CCGTCAGAGAGGCCCAGTGGCAGGCACGCGAGGAGCGGGCGAAGCAGCACTATGAGAAgcacctggaggagaggaagaagaagctggaggagcagaggttgAAGGAGGACCGGCGGCGAGCTGCCgtggaggagaagcggcgtcagaagcaggaggaggacaag GTTCGTCACGAGGCGGTGATTCGTCGGACGACGGAAAGGAGCCAGAGAACTCGACCGAAGCCCAACCGCTGGTCATGGGGTGGAGCGCTGCACACCAACACGCCCAGCACGCCCGCTG GTTTTGTTGAGTCGGCTTTCCTCTATCCACTCGACCTTGCTGGACTGGAGCACATGCAGGGTGCTTTCAGTCTCTACCACAGATACGGAATGACCTCCCAAT ATGCTGACAGGAGGTCAGTGTCCACGATGAATCTATCCAAACATACAGACCCTGTCATTACCAAGcgcctctctgcttcctccgcCACACTGCTACACTCACCAGACCGAG GTTTACAGATAAGAACCGCATCTTCCCCTGTCATTAACAAAGCTCAGTCCAAATCCCAGCTACCCCAGGGAAAGACCAGCCAACACAAAACAG gtcTGCGCCGTCTTCCATTGACACCGTGGGAAAGCAATATTGTGAACCGTCTGCAGCAGCCAACACACTCCTACCTGGCCCGTAGCCGCAGTGCCATGAGTCTGTCTGGAGAGCAAACAG CCATGCCTGTGTGTCCTCGCTCAGTGTCTTGCCACCCCATGGGCTCCATGTCCTTCAAGACCCTGCAGGCTCAGCCGCTCCCTCACTGCCGCAGCCAGGAGAGGAGCCTCAGCAGGGAGacggcctcttcctcctccacagtcCCACGCAGGAGGACCACTGGAACCACACAG AAGAAAGAGCGAGACGGTGTCAGGAAGTCATGGAGCAACCTGTCACTCCCATTGGTTCCCATTCTGACTTTGCCACCCAGCAGACATTCCTCTTCTCCAGCCAAGAAGAGCACCAAGCACACAGCACCCTCTCCTGGCAG GCCTCCCCAGAAGCCAGCAGGGCGCCCTCCAACGCCCAAGCTGCTGAAATCTCCAGGAGCTGAAGACCCTGGAAACCTTCGTCCAGTCAGGATTACACCTGAGAGCCCTGTGAGCCTGACACCCTTCAAAGcccaagaggaggaagagcaggtccTCAGTCCACCTCAGCCTCGACCCCAGCCGCTAGGTCAGAACAAGGCCTCAACAGAccagacaccagcagcacctACAGCAGCCACTG AAAGTGTAAGCAGTCCTCCAGCCCACAAGCCCTCCACTGGCACTACAGATCCAGAGGAAGCAAGTCGTATACTGGCTGAGAACCGTCGCCTGGCCCgcgagcagagggagagagaggaggaggaacgcagacaacaggaggagcaggcaag GTTAGCAAAGGAAGAGATGGCTCGACGAAAGGCAGAGGAGCGggcaaagagagaggaggaggctcagCGGCAggcagaggaaaggagaaggaaggaggaggaggaggagaggaaagcagaggaagagagactgcagaaggaaagagaggagacagagagactcCAAAAGCAG aaagaagaagaggagaccaaacaaagacaagagaacgagagactcagaaaggagagagagaaacatttccagaaagaggaggctgaacgcctggagagaaaaaa AGCGGCTGGAGGAGATCATGAAGAGAACGAGACGTTCAGACACAGCAGAGAAG AAAGTTATTCCTAG